The following proteins are co-located in the Tardibacter chloracetimidivorans genome:
- a CDS encoding PhzF family phenazine biosynthesis protein, protein MRYLVVNSCAPRPFTGNPVCIALDEPDGSVMQAVATQLNQSCTVFPVRTGDGAYRMRLFTPEREVGYAGSPSLAAAWVMGQGKWIQTTSGAVANIEVAGEMAWMEQPSPIIEEIEDRDLIEGLGLKSVEKIVKAVVASNTYVVAVTKDDPGDFTPRHDILMHPATRFGPALVGAVCRRAESEIEARMFGPAHGVAEDPACGAVAGTLGMLMHRDFGTSKAVSLRQGERIGRPSLISVTLGDEAIRVGGQLILMGEGHVVLP, encoded by the coding sequence ATGCGCTACCTCGTTGTAAACAGCTGCGCGCCAAGACCCTTCACCGGCAATCCGGTCTGCATCGCGCTTGATGAGCCTGACGGTTCGGTGATGCAGGCCGTCGCCACGCAACTGAACCAGTCATGTACAGTCTTTCCTGTACGGACCGGCGACGGGGCGTACCGGATGCGATTGTTCACGCCCGAGCGCGAGGTCGGCTATGCGGGATCGCCCTCACTTGCCGCCGCCTGGGTGATGGGCCAAGGCAAATGGATTCAGACAACATCGGGCGCCGTGGCCAATATCGAGGTCGCGGGTGAAATGGCCTGGATGGAGCAACCGTCGCCCATCATCGAGGAGATTGAAGACCGCGATCTGATCGAAGGGCTGGGACTGAAGAGCGTCGAGAAAATCGTCAAGGCCGTGGTCGCATCCAACACCTATGTTGTCGCCGTAACCAAGGACGATCCCGGGGATTTCACCCCGCGCCACGACATATTGATGCACCCCGCCACCCGATTTGGTCCTGCCCTGGTTGGGGCGGTCTGCCGCCGCGCCGAAAGCGAGATCGAGGCCCGCATGTTCGGTCCCGCCCATGGAGTGGCGGAAGATCCCGCCTGCGGCGCCGTGGCCGGCACGCTCGGCATGCTGATGCATCGCGATTTCGGCACGTCAAAGGCCGTCTCGCTTCGGCAGGGCGAGAGGATCGGCCGTCCCTCTCTGATTTCGGTGACATTGGGCGATGAGGCCATTCGCGTCGGCGGACAGCTGATCCTTATGGGGGAAGGTCATGTCGTTCTTCCCTGA
- a CDS encoding NADH:flavin oxidoreductase, which translates to MTSPLFTPFTCKSLSIRNRIVMAPMTRSFSPRGIPTAEVAAYYRRRAEGGVGLIITEGAAIDRPAAVDATHIPKFHGDEPLAGWRHVVREVSAAGVSIAPQLWHVGAAPRQSHHVGDLTGEPESPSGRFSATMEHGRAMTEEDIADTVAAFASASVSAKRLGFSATQFHAAHGYLFDQFFWETSNLRSDRWGGATVAERSRFAAEVVRATRAAVGDDFPILLRISQWKQQDYDAKLATGPAELEQWLGPLADAGVDIFDCSQRRFWTPEFGGSDLNLAGWVKKVTGRPTITVGSVGLATEFLSTHQDRSVIKADLARIDDLVRRMDRGDFDLVAVGRALLADPEWPGKIREGRADELKDYSILHRERLH; encoded by the coding sequence ATGACCTCTCCCCTGTTCACTCCGTTCACCTGCAAAAGCCTGAGCATTCGCAACCGGATCGTGATGGCGCCAATGACCCGGTCGTTTTCCCCCCGGGGAATTCCGACCGCCGAAGTCGCTGCCTATTATCGCCGCCGTGCCGAGGGAGGAGTCGGCCTCATCATTACGGAAGGCGCCGCCATCGACCGGCCAGCGGCCGTGGACGCCACCCACATCCCCAAGTTTCACGGAGACGAACCGCTTGCCGGATGGCGGCATGTGGTCCGCGAGGTGAGTGCCGCTGGCGTCAGCATTGCCCCCCAACTCTGGCACGTCGGAGCCGCTCCCCGTCAATCCCACCACGTCGGTGACCTGACCGGAGAGCCGGAGAGCCCCTCGGGCCGTTTCTCGGCGACGATGGAGCATGGCCGGGCCATGACGGAAGAGGATATCGCCGATACCGTTGCCGCCTTCGCCTCGGCATCGGTGTCTGCAAAGAGGCTGGGGTTTTCCGCCACGCAGTTTCACGCCGCGCACGGCTATCTTTTCGATCAATTTTTCTGGGAAACATCCAATCTTCGCTCAGATCGCTGGGGTGGTGCGACCGTGGCCGAACGCAGTCGATTTGCAGCAGAAGTGGTGCGGGCGACCCGCGCTGCAGTGGGCGATGATTTTCCGATCTTACTGCGCATTTCCCAGTGGAAGCAGCAAGATTATGATGCGAAGTTAGCAACTGGGCCTGCCGAACTTGAGCAGTGGCTCGGCCCCCTGGCCGACGCAGGTGTTGATATTTTCGATTGTTCCCAGCGTCGCTTTTGGACCCCGGAGTTCGGCGGGTCCGACCTGAACCTTGCCGGATGGGTAAAGAAGGTCACCGGACGCCCGACCATTACGGTCGGCTCGGTGGGTCTCGCCACGGAATTCTTGAGCACGCACCAGGATCGCAGTGTCATAAAGGCGGATCTGGCACGCATTGACGATCTCGTGCGGCGGATGGACCGCGGCGATTTTGATCTGGTGGCCGTCGGCAGGGCC